The genomic segment TTCGAGTTGGGGCGGCCCGACGCCGGCCGCGCGGCCTACGACGACGCCCACGTTCCGGGCGCAGCCTATCTCGACTTGGAGCGCGATCTCTCCGGATCCGTGCGCGCCCACGGCGGCCGCCATCCGCTGCCGGACTGGGACGCCTTCTGCGGCACGCTCGGCGCACTCGGGGTCGACGGCGCCGTCACCGTGGTCGCCTACGACGTACCGCAGGCCGCGGTGGCCCCGCGTTTATGGTGGATGCTCCGCTA from the bacterium genome contains:
- a CDS encoding rhodanese-like domain-containing protein yields the protein MIARRNLVDLEWLAQRLADAAVVAVDCRFELGRPDAGRAAYDDAHVPGAAYLDLERDLSGSVRAHGGRHPLPDWDAFCGTLGALGVDGAVTVVAYDVPQAAVAPRLWWMLRYLGHDRVYVLDGGWPAWRAAGLPVSRELPRRPRREFVAHPRPAMTVDRDEVR